The genomic window AAGATTTGTATCAATTCTTTTTTGGAGATTTAAAATTATGAGTGCATTAGAAATTGCTGATATTATTGGAATTATTTGTTTTGCACTGAGTGGCTTCTTAATATCCGTTCACTATAAACTTGATATTTTAGGTGTTTTCATCTCTTCATTTCTAACTGCTCTTGGCGGAGGAATGATTAGAGATGTACTTGCTGATAGAACACCTTATGTTTTTACCACAAATCTTCCTGTTTTTTTAGTAGTTGCAACTGTTGTAATTGCACTTTTATTTAAACTACATAAAATTGATGATTTAGAAGGAAAAAGTGCTTTTATAATCTCAGATGCTATTGGTTTGGTTTCTTTTTCAATAACTGGCTCAATTGTAGCAATTCAAAACGATTTTAATTTTTTAGGTGTATTAATACTTGCATTTTTAACAGCAGTTGGTGGTGGAACAATTAGAGATATTTTAATAAACAGAGTTCCTTCTATTTTAGTTTCTGAATTTTATGCAACAGTTGCATTAATCATAGCTTCAATAATTTTTGTATTAGAAATTTTACAATTAAGAACTTTACCAGCAATCACTCTTGTATTTATTTTTGGTGTAGTTTTGAGACTTCTTGCATATTATAAAAAATGGCATTTACCAACTTTATCAAAGGAATAATTTTTTCTCTTTAACTTTTCATTTACTTTTTGTAGGTATTATTCAACAATTTTAAAGATACAGGAGAAAAAATGATAAAAAAATTTCTATTTACAGTTTTTTTTGG from Arcobacter venerupis includes these protein-coding regions:
- a CDS encoding trimeric intracellular cation channel family protein, which produces MSALEIADIIGIICFALSGFLISVHYKLDILGVFISSFLTALGGGMIRDVLADRTPYVFTTNLPVFLVVATVVIALLFKLHKIDDLEGKSAFIISDAIGLVSFSITGSIVAIQNDFNFLGVLILAFLTAVGGGTIRDILINRVPSILVSEFYATVALIIASIIFVLEILQLRTLPAITLVFIFGVVLRLLAYYKKWHLPTLSKE